From the Gadus chalcogrammus isolate NIFS_2021 chromosome 15, NIFS_Gcha_1.0, whole genome shotgun sequence genome, one window contains:
- the tbxtb gene encoding T-box transcription factor T, whose amino-acid sequence MAPIATECHGKSFHRVDHLLSAVESELQAGSEKGDPTERELTVSLDDNELWKRFKDLTNEMIVTKNGRRMFPVLKANLSGLDPNAMYSVLLDFVPADNHRWKYMNGEWVPGGKPEPPTPSCVSIHPDSPNFGAHWMKAAVSFSKVKLTNKLNGGGQIMLNSLHKYEPRLHIVRVGGPRRMITSHSFPETQFIAVTAYQNEEITALKIKYNPFAKAFLDAKERSDHKDILEDENQQSSYSQLSGWFIPGPGPLRPPAANPHHQGEGPLSASTLHGCQSYSSLRHHRSTPYGSPYTHRVGSPTGYSEDSAACVSLLTGHDHSWPGGRMPPHPCMGPMSHGHLSATGSSQYPSLWPSNHHSSLALANHTGGMTGGHYADVSHCAAAPSGGSPVYDGGTVAEVHDSTQYDVSLHGGLPSAWTHISPPSL is encoded by the exons ATGGCCCCCATTGCCACTGAGTGCCACGGGAAGTCCTTCCACCGCGTCGACCATCTCCTCAGTGCGGTGGAGAGTGAGCTCCAGGCGGGGAGTGAGAAGGGCGACCCCACGGAGAGGGAGCTCACCGTCTCCCTGGATGATAATGAACTCTGGAAAAGGTTTAAGGACCTCACTAATGAAATGATAGTCACCAAGAACGgcag GCGCATGTTTCCCGTTCTTAAAGCCAACTTGTCCGGACTGGACCCGAACGCCATGTATTCCGTTCTGCTGGACTTCGTCCCTGCGGACAACCATAGGTGGAAATACATGAACGGGGAGTGGGTCCCGGGAGGGAAGCCTGAGCCTCCCACTCCGAGCTGcgtatccatccatccagactCGCCAAACTTCGGTGCGCACTGGATGAAAGCGGCCGTGTCGTTCAGCAAAGTCAAACTCACCAATAAACTCAACGGAGGCGGGCAG ATCATGCTAAATTCTTTACACAAGTACGAACCACGTCTTCACATAGTGCGCGTTGGAGGTCCACGGAGAATGATCACCAGTCACTCGTTTCCCGAGACCCAATTTATCGCTGTGACGGCCTACCAGAACGAGGAG ATCACTGCTCTTAAAATCAAATATAACCCGTTCGCTAAGGCCTTCTTGGATGCAAAAGAAAG AAGCGATCACAAAGATATTCTAGAAGATGAAAATCAACAATCATCGTATtcccagt TGAGCGGCTGGTTCATCCCGGGACCGGGCCCCCTCCGCCCTCCTGCCGCTAACCCCCATCACCAGGGTGAAGGTCCCCTctccgcctccaccctccatgGCTGTCAGAGCTACTCCAGCCTGAGGCACCATCGCTCCACGCCGTACGGCAGCCCCTACACCCATCGCGTCGGCTCCCCAA CCGGTTATTCTGAAGACTCTGCTGCCTGTGTGTCCCTGCTGACCGGCCATGACCACAGCTGGCCCGGTGGACGCATGCCCCCCCATCCCTGCATGGGGCCCATGTCCCACGGTCACCTCTCAGCCACCGGCTCCAG TCAGTATCCTAGCCTGTGGCCTAGCAATCACCATTCGTCCCTGGCCCTGGCGAACCACACCGGGGGAATGACCGGTGGCCACTACGCCGACGTCTCACACTGCGCggcagcgccctctggtggctccCCGGTGTATGACGGCGGCACTGTTGCCGAAGTGCACGACAGCACACAGTATGACGTCTCTCTGCACGGTGGCCTACCGTCTGCCTGGACGCACatttcccctccttccctctga